In Acidobacteriota bacterium, the sequence TGAGGACCCCGCCATGAGCCAGCCAAAAGTCCGCGTTCTCATCGCCAAGCCGGGACTCGACGGGCACGACCGGGGAGCCAAAGTGGTGGCACGGGCCCTGCGGGACGCCGGCATGGAGGTCATCTACACGGGCTTGCGCCAGACCCCCTCGCAAATCGTTACCGCCGCCCTGCAAGAGGACGTCGACGCCATTGGACTCTCGGTGCTCTCAGGCGCTCACCTGCATCTCTTTTCCAAGGTCATGCACCTGCTCAAGGAAGAGAAGATGGAGGACGTGCTGGTCTTCGGCGGCGGCATCATCCCCCAGGAAGACGTCGAAAAATTGAAGGAGATGGGTGTGCGCGAGGTCTTTCAGCCGGGCGCCTCGACCCGCCAGATCGTGGCCTTTCTCAACCAGGAGCTGGCGGCGCCCACCCAAGCCTGAAGGACCTCTTTGAGCGATTCGATGGATTCAGCCCTTGCGGGCAGACTGCAAGCACTGTGCAGGCTCCATTGGGAAGACTGCGAGGGCAGCCCGCCGCCCCGCTTCTCGCTGCGCTTCTATCCTTACGCCAACTTGCATCACACCATCCGCCTGCGTGGACAGACCGTTTACCTGCGCTTGAGCGACATTCTTTGCGATGCTCCCGAGCCGGTCTTGTCCGCCATCGCCGTGATCCTGCTTTACAAGCTGATGAGGCGTCAGCCGCCAGCCGCCGAGCGCCGCCTCTATGCCCGCTTCGTGGCTCGTGAAGAGACTCGCGAACGCTGCCGCCGAGTGCGCCGGAAACGTGGCCGCAAGCACCTGACCGCCGAGCAAGGCCGTCATTTCGATTTGCGCTCCCTTTGCGAAGACCTCAACCGCCGCTATTTCGACGGTCACCTCACCATCAAGCGCCTCTCCTGGAGTCGCCGGCGCAATCGGCGGGTTCTAGGACATTACGACTACGCTCACAACACCATCGTCATCGATCGCCGCCTCGACCACCCGCGGGTGCCCGCTTACGTAGTGGAATTCGTCATCTATCACGAGATGCTCCACGCCCTCTTCGGCGAGCGCTTCCAGGGGGGACGCCGTTTCGTGCATCATGCCGATTTCCGCCGCGCAGAACGCCAGTTTCACGACTACCAGCGGGCTCAAGACTTCATCCGCAATCGACTGCCGGCTGCGCGCTGAAAGCCCGCCTCCTGTTTGAGATCCAACCGGGTGCCAGGCCCAGGGAGGGGAAGCTAAAGGGCTGCTTGATTCAAGCCGATGTAGTGATAGCAATGCATTGATAACGCGTGAGACAACACGGGACGGAAAACTGCCACCGCAGCATCGCCTCGTGACTTGGCGGTCACGCGTCCGAGAAGGGTAGGCCGGCTCCGTGACGATTCGCAGCAAACTGCTGATGGGCTTTTCGGTCGCCTTGACCGTGATGGCGGCCTTGGTGTGCGCCGTCACCTATTTCGGCCTGCAGCTTCAGCACGCCTCCGAAACCCTGGCCCGCCTGACCGCCGTCAAACGCAGCCAGTTGCAAGCCAAAGAATCGGTACGCTTCGTGCAGGAACTGGCGGGACAGATTCCCGTCGTCCAAGATCCCCTCGAGCATCTGCAGGCCGTGCGGGGACGCTGGGCGGAAATGAACATGCACATGGAGGAGTTGCAGCAGCGGGTCCTGCTGCTGGAGCCGGGCCTGATCCCCCTGGAGCGCTTTTCCAAAGCCAGGAGCCTGCAACCCGAGGCCTTTGAGGAATTCAGGCTGGCCGTGGGCGGCGGCGACCTGGGCCCCTTGGAACTTCAGGAAGAAGTCATCCTCTTCGACGAAACGCTGGAGACCCTTTACGAATCCCTCGACATCATCGACGTGGACTTGGGCCGGCAGATCGCACAAGCCTTGCAGTGGGAGCGGAGCGTGCGCTACCGGCCCGTGCAGGCAGGACTCATCATCGGCGCTTTGGGCACCCTGGCGCTGCTGGCATTCGCCTGGATCTTCTCGGCGCGCCTGGTGTCTCCACTGAAGGTACTGGCCCACGCGGCCCGCAGAGTGGCCGGAGGAGACGTCGACACCCAAGTGCCCGTCCACTCCCAGGACGAACTGGG encodes:
- a CDS encoding cobalamin B12-binding domain-containing protein, which codes for MSQPKVRVLIAKPGLDGHDRGAKVVARALRDAGMEVIYTGLRQTPSQIVTAALQEDVDAIGLSVLSGAHLHLFSKVMHLLKEEKMEDVLVFGGGIIPQEDVEKLKEMGVREVFQPGASTRQIVAFLNQELAAPTQA
- a CDS encoding SprT-like domain-containing protein, translated to MDSALAGRLQALCRLHWEDCEGSPPPRFSLRFYPYANLHHTIRLRGQTVYLRLSDILCDAPEPVLSAIAVILLYKLMRRQPPAAERRLYARFVAREETRERCRRVRRKRGRKHLTAEQGRHFDLRSLCEDLNRRYFDGHLTIKRLSWSRRRNRRVLGHYDYAHNTIVIDRRLDHPRVPAYVVEFVIYHEMLHALFGERFQGGRRFVHHADFRRAERQFHDYQRAQDFIRNRLPAAR